In a single window of the Oscarella lobularis chromosome 2, ooOscLobu1.1, whole genome shotgun sequence genome:
- the LOC136200272 gene encoding uncharacterized protein, whose product MGALWLRVVILLCCTLSIVLAARRRGSQLKCYKLRARIDFVLKPVVKHDCNHCPTSYRRTKVRVLERVGEPILEQALSDRYQEIISPRFPKPYFRNIECEWNFVVPSHHRAAVTFKSFNLENSPECKNDYVTVNGSRTPTTLCGYHEKKIKLKGLKRKFVQIRFRTDSSEAGEMPTRIGFKGFFVAMLRKKYDPTRGRNFIDCNGSNLFFERYDDNSDLELLDNGDISKTLDALLEATPNDNPELLEFTRQSVNVDWSVLEDADQGREKDQGSGQGPLPVKS is encoded by the exons ATGGGTGCCCTCTGGCTACGCGTCGTTATCCTATTATGTTGTACTCTCTCGATCGTATTGGCGGCGCGCCGCCGCGGCAG cCAATTGAAATGCTACAAGCTGCGCGCGCGAATCGATTTCGTGCTCAAGCCAGTCGTCAAGCACGATTGCAATCACTGCCCGACCAG TTATCGCCGAACGAAAGTGCGCGTGCTTGAACGCGTCGGCGAACCCATTCTAGAACAAGCACTAAGCGATCGGTACCAGGAAATCATCTCGCCACG GTTTCCCAAGCCGTACTTTCGCAACATCGAGTGCGAATGGAATTTCGTCGTGCCATCGCATCATCGAGCCGCGGTCACCTTCAAATCGTTCAATCTCGAAAACTCCCCGGAATGCAAAAACGATTACGTCACCGTCAACGGGAGTCGAACCCCGACCACGCTGTGTGGTTATCACGAGAAAAAGATCAAATTGAAAGGGCTCAAGCGAAAGTTTGTTCAAATTCGCTTTCGAACCGATTCGAGTGAAGCGGGCGAGATGCCGACCCGAATTGGATTCAAAGGATTTTTCGTTGCTATGTTACGAAAGAAATACGATCCCACTCGAGGTCGAAATTTTATCGACTGCAATGGATCGAACCTGTTCTTCGAACGTTACGACGACAATTCGGATTTGGAAT TGCTTGACAACGGGGACATCAGTAAAACCCTCGACGCCCTTCTAGAAGCGACGCCCAACGACAATCCAGAATTGCTAGAATTCACGAGACAATCTGTCAATGTTGACTGGAGCGTCTTGGAAGATGCCGACCAAGGTCGCGAAAAGGACCAAGGAAGTGGCCAAGGACCGCTCCCGGTTAAAAGCTAG
- the LOC136200273 gene encoding U1 small nuclear ribonucleoprotein C-like translates to MPKYYCDYCDTYLTHDSPSVRKTHNSGRKHKDNVRIYYTRWMEDQAQALINQTTAALTAGGMLPPPPLPGMPAPPMLPGMPLPPLPMRPGMGMPPPHMHFPPPHFPGQPPMH, encoded by the exons ATGCCAAA GTACTATTGCGACTACTGTGATACGTACCTTACCCACGACTCG CCGTCCGTGCGCAAGACGCACAACTCCGGTCGAAAACACAAGGACAACGTCCGAATCTACTACACGCGATGGATGGAAGACCAAGCGCAAGCCCTAATCAACCAAACAA ctgCCGCTCTGACGGCAGGCGGCATGCTGCCGCCTCCGCCACTTCCGGGTATGCCGGCACCTCCTATGCTACCTGGTATGccccttcctcctcttccaatGCGACCTGGCATGGGAATGCCTCCGCCCCACATGcattttccgccgccgcattTTCCTGGACAACCGCCTATGCATTAA
- the LOC136200105 gene encoding von Willebrand factor A domain-containing protein 3A-like gives MVTGDDEYKSDFDATTDEETSDTALPEGDDSLPFLVMEETRMSEWIAKLSLKAAKLTLQDILLKCRPDEDDVEDGVDIEVLDREREKLNRLLGLHMARKQWLLSGSRKTFGQLHGRRVAVIFDMSIGVNEFDFLESYLHNLQDLVLDQMSRKEIIYLAGISAKCTSPWNNSVAVNSSSVRAASSWIRRQRPRCRRPNVLSALQQVFQLSTDWDSICLILASTPSQKISVIRDFVCESLAGSSCVFHACAYATHDPDTITFLRELADLTSGTFHRFLETFVESPDLLEIDQEICRAQEVLHTVDKMRSDGQPMSLFLLVKELLKDGEWNYKALPLSELLVYPLEFKYSRSFFKQAMTSQRWLHQNGLRAKQLSLYQVLGPNAVPQMDAYVPIIDKTVRAHVHDDYMAKLVWHDGSIRHVHVDPRELRAYQGLLEKTVKTFEKRSDWLLSGSRSVFGVVAETRVGLLVDTSFGTLESLTKFQEHFRLFLEEQLLAVDSFAIAKFASEAELWKDGLVCVSEALLNHLWRWTLSWDYGGSCDLLNALKIMLESEDEKINPFDLDAVYVILSGHPNQTKDEVLSYLDEQLAGTTLPIHVIFYDERTHVDQPRLASKESPRYFNEMGMVDYAQSLAELTGGRYHKYSETLLVEGDDSTAIREEIERTKSYHEKASQLLERCEQIKRNRLLLRNEASSPVFGAAASPTKRSSPIPKEPRETTSSLARKTFISETYAEKPSSSLVRPKSAPQAQARYLTHLHCYTGFRNDKTMSIDKLELRKPKSVDVKSANIPNEEELFSSKNWLKKYGLSRLNLDLDRLVSSMDSGHKSEKISTLDQEVGAQHCCGIPIVAIKGVSKHLRLRPFELLAYESQLKKVIRRYEKRLNWLASGSFAIFGSVVEKQIVLLVDVSGSMKPNIEHLKVALAALVWEQLHGNEIQFDIVSFASESLAWQGKTVEPSEDNCSDAIKFISGFRAEGNTNTLMALKLAFQISGATGIYLITNGRPDHSIESVLEAVGKLNADRGVRINTVSFDCNDKQTNEFLKQLSTQNKGRFHRCVRDNRQKGEETPTSMHRGDDLRSLANEVHKAKRFLSESQSYRELLLPTKKPK, from the exons ATGGTGAC cggcgacgacgaatacaAGAGCGACTTCGATGCCACGACGGACGAAGAAACGTCCGATACTGCTCTTCCA gaaggcgacgattcgcttccGTTTCTCGTCATGGAAGAGACGCGAATGAGCGAATGGATTGCTAAGCTCTCTCTAAAGGCAGCCAAGTTAACTCTACAGGACATCCTGCTAAAATGCCGTCCGGACGA AGACGATGTTGAAGACGGGGTCGACATAGAAGtgctcgatcgcgaaaggGAAAAGCTGAACAG attattgGGTTTGCATATGGCTAGAAAGCAGTGGCTGTTGTCTGGCAGTCGAAAG ACTTTTGGCCAGTTGCACGGACGAAGAGTGGCCGTCATTTTCGACATGTCAATAGGCGTAAATGAATTCGACTTCCTTGAGTCCTATTTACACAACTTGCAG GATCTCGTTTTGGATCAGATGAGCAGGAAGGAAATCATTTACCTAGCTGGGATATCAGCCAAATGCACGTCGCCGTGGAACAATTCCGTTGCAGTCAATAGCTCTAG TGTACGAGCTGCATCGAGTTGGATACGTCGTCAGCGTCCCCGCTGTCGTCGACCTAACGTTCTTTCTGCTCTGCAGCAAGTTTTCCAGCTCTCGACCGACTGGGATTCCATATGTCTCATCCTCGCGTCCAC GCCAAGTCAAAAGATTTCCGTTATTCGTGATTTTGTTTGTGAGTCGTTGGCTGGATCGTCGTGCGTCTTTCACGCGTGCGCCTATGCAACCCACGATCCTGATACCATA ACTTTTCTTCGAGAATTGGCCGATCTCACGTCCGGCACCTTTCACCGTTTTCTCGAAACGTTCGTGGAAAGCCCAGACCTACTTGAAATTGACCAAGAAATATGCAG AGCGCAGGAGGTTCTTCATACTGTCGACAAGATGCGGTCAGACGGACAGCCAATgtctcttttccttctcgtcAAAGAG cttttGAAGGACGGAGAGTGGAATTACAAAGCTTTGCCACT CTCCGAGCTGCTTGTCTATCCACTGGAATTCAAATATTCGCGCTCGTTTTTCAAGCAAGCTATGACGTCGCAGCGCTGGCTGCACCAAAACGGATTGCGAG CCAAACAATTGAGTCTATACCAAGTGCTGGGACCGAATGCCGTACCTCAAATGGACGCTTACGTGCCCATCATCGACAAGACCGTTCGAGCGCACGTTCACGATGAC taTATGGCTAAGTTGGTGTGGCACGATGGCTCAATCAGACACGTTCACGTCGATCCTCGCGAGTTGAGAGCATATCAG ggACTTCTTGAAAAGACTGTGAAGACTTTTGAGAAACGGAGCGATTGGCTTTTGTCAGGCAGTCGATCCGTGtttggcgtcgtcgccgaaacgagAGTCGGACTTCTTGTCGACACGTCGTTCGGCACGTTAGAATCGCTGACGAAATTTCAGGAacactttcgtctctttctgGAAGAGCAGCTGCTAGCGGTCGACTCTTTTGCCATAGCAAA GTTTGCCAGCGAAGCGGAGCTGTGGAAAGACGGCTTGGTTTGTGTTAGCGAAGCTCTGTTGAATCATCTTTGGAG gTGGACTTTGAGTTGGGATTACGGAGGTTCGTGTGATTTGCTCAACGCTCTGAAGATTATGTTGGAGtcagaagacgagaaaatcaatcCGTTTG ATCTGGATGCAGTGTACGTAATTCTAAGTGGGCATCCTAATCAGACAAAG GACGAGGTTCTGTCTTATCTTGACGAACAACTTGCTGGCACCACGCTTCCAATTCACGTCATCTTCTACGACGAGAGAACGCATGTGGATCAACCACGATTGGCGTCAAAAGAATCTCCCAGATACTTCAACGAGATGGGAATGGTAGACTACGCGCAGAGTCTTGCCGAATTGACGGGCGGCCGTTATCATAAGTACAGCGAGACCCTGCTCGTTGAAGGAGACGATTCGACTGCAATTCGCGAGGAAATAGAAAGGACGAAGAGCTACCACGAAAAG GCTTCTCAACTACTGGAGCGATGTGAACAAATTAAAAGAAATAGG CTTTTGCTGAGAAACGAAGCATCGTCTCCCGTCTTTGGAGCAGcagcgtcgccgacgaaaagATCTTCGCCGATTCCGAAGGAGCCCAGGGAGACGACATCGTCTCTAGCGAGAAAA ACATTCATATCTGAAACATATGCTGAGAAACCATCGTCTTCACTAG TTCGTCCTAAGAGCGCTCCTCAAGCTCAGGCTCGCTACCTGACGCACTTGCACTGCTACACGGGCTTTCGAAATGACAAGA CTATGTCTATTGATAAATTGGAATTGAGAAAGCCGAAGagcgttgacgtcaaaagtgcGAATATTccgaacgaagaagagctaTTCAGCAGCAAAAAC TGGCTAAAGAAGTACGGTCTAAGTCGACTTAATTTGGATTTGGATCGTCTCGTGTCGAGCATGGACAGCGGTCAcaaaagcgagaaaatttcAACGCTAGATCAAGAAGTCGGCGCACA acATTGCTGTGGCATTCCAATAGTGGCGATCAAG GGTGTTTCCAAGCATTTGAGGCTGCGGCCTTTTGAGCTTCTCGCGTATGAGTCACAGCTGAAGAAGGTCATTAGACGATACGAGAAGAGACTCAACTGGCTGGCGTCGGGAAGCTTCGCTATATTCGGATCGGTTGTCGAGAAGCAAATTGTTTTACTTGTCGACGTGTCAGGATCAATGAAACCGAATATAGAACATTTGAAAGTCGCGCTCGCCGCTCTCGTCTGGGAGCAGCTACACGGAAACGAAATTCA ATTTGATATCGTTTCGTTTGCTTCCGAGTCCTTGGCTTGGCAGGGAAAGACGGTAGAGCCTAGCGAGGACAATTGCAGCGATGCAATCAAATTCATATCCGGATTCCGTGCCGAGGGAAACACTAATACCCTGATGGCTTTGAAG CTTGCTTTTCAAATTTCTGGTGCTACTGGAATCTACTTGATCACGAATGGACGCCCC GATCACAGTATAGAGAGCGTACTAGAGGCGGTTGGAAAACTGAATGCAGACCGAGGCGTTCGAATCAATACCGTATCCTTTGATTGCAATGATAA ACAGACTAACGAATTCCTAAAGCAGCTTTCAACTCAGAACAAAGGAAG GTTTCATCGATGCGTCCGCGATAACAGGcagaaaggagaagagacCCCAACGTCAATGCATCGGGGAGACGACCTTCGCTCTCTGGCAAACGAAGTCCACAAGGCAAAACGGTTTCTATCTGAATCCCAATCCTACAG AGAACTACTATTACCGACTAAGAAGCCAAAATAA
- the LOC136200122 gene encoding uncharacterized protein, with protein MALAVESVVNPHADWTSFIRPHLVYLGNNVDFMSTRFLDSLCEREILDDDEYDEVVHMELKKDRRKKLLMDILPRRVNNVEKFCSALEAANQRYIVKYLREANSRMAVDVSDSCGEDDQDGGGDDDGVCLIIAGKECQREFERNKTAILGFLAKKLGYGVSQIDVNLVDTDDESFEPEPKKAKIGNTTYVTLLFPALTDVEFNKKQKMVLRVLASLIGVKMAQVQVKRLETGSLMATLEIPGIAVLHLLHYMAEDMINANLSKLGIVVIEIGLMPRINIDVAEFRSPADPILDFYNREDEPYDNVVRGDYGSRLCTKADTHSMGQFTSVRQLDRNLVGSSDVLTSTVTLRVIDTMRFWWNTGNIRQAVVAS; from the exons ATGGCTCTGGCGGTGGAAAGTGTCGTAAATCCGCATGCCGACTGGACATCGTTCATACGACCGCACCTAGTGTATCTTGGAAACAACGTCGACTTTATgtcgacgcgttttctcgACAGTCTTTGCGAACGGGagattctcgacgacgacgagtacgacgaagtcgttcaCATGGAATTGAAAAAGGACAGACGTAAAAAATTGTTGATGGACATTCTACCAAGGCGCGTAAACAACGTGGAGAAATTCTGCAGTGCCTTGGAAGCAGCCAATCAACGCTACATAGTCAAATACCTCAGAG AAGCGAATTCTCGTATGGCTGTTGATGTGAGTGACAGCTGTGGTGAGGATGATCAGGATGGCGGTGGTGACGATGATGGGGTGTGTCTCATTATTGCTGGGAAAGAATGCCAGCGAGAGTTTGAGCGAAACAAAACGGCTATACTCGGTTTTCTGGCAAAGAAACTTGGCTATGGAGTCagtcaaattgacgtcaatctAGTGGATACAGATGATGAAAGTTTTGAACCAGAAcctaaaaaagcaaaaattg GTAATACCACTTACGTGACTCTCCTATTTCCGGCATTGACGGACGTCGAATTCAAtaaaaaacagaaaatggTGCTAAGGGTCTTGGCCTCACTGATCGGAGTCAAAATGGCTCAAGTCCAAGTGAAACGACTCGAGACGGGAAGCCTGATGGCTACACTTGAAATTCCCGGCATCGCTGTACTGCATCTTCTTCACTACATGGCCGAAGACATGATCAACGCAAATTTGAGCAAACTGGGAATAGTGGTAATTGAAATTGGATTGATGCCAAGAATCAATATAG ATGTTGCTGAGTTCCGTTCTCCGGCTGATCCCATTCTCGATTTCTACAACCGCGAAGACGAACCTTACGATAATGTAGTCCGAGGCGATTACGGGTCGCGTCTGTGCACTAAAGCGGACACTCATTCAATGGGTCAATTCACTAGCGTACGCCAATTAGATCGAAACCTTGTCGGCAGTTCTGACGTCCTCACGTCCACTGTGACTCTCCGCGTTATTGATACGATGAGATTCTGGTGGAATACAG GAAATATTCGGCAGGCCGTTGTAGCATCATAA
- the LOC136199982 gene encoding uncharacterized protein encodes MAEDMINANLSKLLIVVIEIGLMPRITIDVAEFRSPADLILDFYNREDEPYDNVVRGNYGSRLCTKADTHSMGQFTGDWDSAYLSLESKDTVLIRTPRSAFSFPTASTRKPAYGASIRDQVDSSSTRNLKSELGEISYQVDSSNPACGVQGILGPSGPRGNQGIKGQKGTAGSEGKQGQKGEQGVQGLKGTLAQKVVKEYKDQQGRKVKKEKWGLHVHFVTPFGIAHAKFLVTWNDVTIMCGSGTETPPSLRYVYTMLSLQNQAIIVGVLLTLSFAPSIAFTSTEHSLTESWQTFTEEQMSTEQTPTEQTPIHTECASTCKGPQGPRGPIGLRGVPGTQGQTGLTGPPGVQGQPGPKGVRGRRGPEGPQGPTGPQGSPGPKGSPGPPGKQTQGMQGSPGKVGPRGPQGPDGNEGQKGSQGIAGPKGDVGLTGPNGPKGARGKTGLQGIRGPRGIQGQQGLQGPEGNQGPKGAQGFQGPQGIQGPRGFQGQRGVQGAQGIPGLPGPSESLNSIIPFNCSCSCILQKFPLAKSGIYFVNGIKNKPVSVYCDMETDGGGWTVFQRRKDGSTDFYQGWNDYADGFGDVQGEFWLGLENIHEVMNFAELEGQELRIDLKDWKNESAYATYSEFFVSDASSKYTLRIGGYSGTAGNAFELNNRMMFTTKDEDNDRLSYNCAKRHNGAWWYSRMHSRGICHHVNLNGKYFNSATENQTGVTWRQWKNSWESLKFTEMKFRSYPYHLFNEVPLDSQSASLAELLLKPDCLCSCLLKNDENAKSGIYTVLRSAFRSSIIKVYCDMDTDGGGWTVLQRRQDGSVDFYRKWRDYKTGFGNMESEFWLGLDKLNWMLGLSKTGNQLRIELGDGAENRAYAKYNDFAVGNESARYVLRVSGYNGTAGDSFTFHSGMEFSAKDLDNDGTSRRHNAETFFGAWWYHGLAPQHSNLNGKYSSNGRQGLEWKTWEIVRAKFTEMKFRANQ; translated from the exons ATGGCTGAAGACATGATCAACGCAAATTTGAGCAAACTGCTAATAGTGGTAATAGAAATTGGATTGATGCCAAGAATCACTATAG ATGTTGCTGAGTTTCGTTCTCCGGCTGATCTCATTCTCGATTTCTACAACCGCGAAGACGAACCTTACGATAATGTAGTCCGAGGCAATTACGGGTCGCGTCTGTGCACTAAAGCGGACACTCATTCAATGGGTCAATTCACTGGC GATTGGGATTCAG CTTACTTATCATTGGAATCAAAGGATACGGTATTGATTCGAACGCCTCGGTCTGCATTCAGTTTTCCAACCGCCTCTA CTCGTAAGCCAGCTTACGGGGCGTCCATTCGTGATCAAGTAGATTCCAGCAGCACCAGAAATTTGAAAAGCGAGCTAGGGGAAATAAGCTATCAGGTTGACAGTTCAAACCCTGCATGCGGAGTACAA GGTATACTAGGTCCATCTGGTCCTAGAGGCAATCAAGGTATCAAAGGTCAAAAAGGAACCGCAGGCTCAGAGGGAAAGCAGGGGCAAAAAGGAGAGCAGGGAGTACAGGGACTCAAA GGAACTTTGGCACAAAAGGTAGTCAAGGAGTATAAGGACCAACAGGGCCGCAAGgtcaaaaaggagaaatgg GGCCTACACGTACATTTCGTTACTCCCTTTGGGATTGCCCACGCCAAATTTCTCGTGACttggaatgacgtcacgattaTGTGCGGCTCTGGCACGGAGACGCCACCTAGTCTTAGATACG TTTACACGATGCTGTCACTCCAGAATCAAGCGATTATTGTCGGCGTACTGCTCACTCTGTCTTTTGCTCCCTCTATTGCTTTT ACGTCTACAGAGCACTCGTTAACAGAGTCATGGCAGACGTTTACAGAAGAGCAGATGTCTACAGAGCAGACACCTACAGAGCAGACGCCTATCCATACAGAGTGCGCCAGTACATGCAAAGGCCCGCAAGGTCCTCGCGGACCAATTGGCCTTCGCGGAGTGCCAGGGACTCAAGGTCAAACCGGTTTGACAGGACCTCCCGGTGTGCAAGGCCAGCCAGGGCCGAAGGGAGTGCGCGGTCGGCGCGGACCAGAAGGACCGCAAGGCCCAACAGGACCGCAAGGCTCACCA GGTCCAAAAGGATCTCCTGGACCTCCCGGGAAACAGACGCAGGGAATGCAG GGGTCACCAGGAAAAGTGGGCCCTAGAGGTCCTCAGGGACCCGACGGAAATGAGGGGCAAAAA GGTAGCCAGGGAATAGCTGGACCAAAGGGAGACGTCGGTTTAACTGGTCCAAATGGTCCAAAAGGAGCTCGTGGGAAAACGGGGCTGCAAGGCATCCGAGGTCCTCGAGGGATTCAAGGACAACAAGGATTGCAAGGACCTGAAGGAAATCAAGGACCTAAAGGTGCTCAAGGATTTCAAGGACCTCAAGGAATCCAAGGTCCCCGAGGATTTCAAGGGCAAAGAGGTGTACAAGGAGCTCAAGGCATTCCGGGCTTACCTGGACCGAGCGAGTCTTTAAACTCCATAATTCCTTTCAATTGCTCCTGCAGCTGCATCCttcaaaaatttcctttggCAAAAAGTGGGATTTATTTTGTCAACGGAATTAAAAACAAACCTGTATCTGTCTACTGTGACATGGAAACCGATGGAGGAGGGTGGACAGTATTTCAGAGACGCAAAGATGGATCGACAGATTTCTACCAAGGATGGAATGACTATGCAGACGGTTTCGGCGATGTCCAGGGCGAGTTTTGGCTTGGACTGGAGAACATTCACGAGGTGATGAATTTTGCGGAGCTCGAAGGACAGGAACTTCGAATTGACCTAAAGGACTGGAAGAATGAGTCTGCCTATGCCACTTACAGTGAATTCTTTGTAAGCGATGCAAGCAGTAAGTATACCCTACGAATTGGCGGATACTCGGGAACCGCCGGAAATGCTTTTGAACTCAACAATCGAATGATGTTCACTACAAAAGATGAAGATAATGATCGCCTGTCCTACAATTGCGCCAAACGTCACAACGGCGCTTGGTGGTACAGTCGTATGCATAGCCGTGGGATTTGTCATCATGTCAATCTGAACgggaaatatttcaattcTGCCACAGAAAATCAAACTGGCGTTACTTGGAGACAGTGGAAGAATAGCTGGGAATCCCTTAAATTCACAGAGATGAAATTTCGATCCTACCCTTATCATCTTTTCAATGAAGTGCCATTGGATTCCCAGTCAGCTAGCCTTGCTG AGCTACTCCTGAAACCCGATTGTTTGTGTTCATGTTTACtcaaaaatgacgaaaacgCAAAGAGCGGTATTTACACGGTATTGAGATCTGCATTTCGTTCCTCAATAATCAAAGTCTATTGCGACATGGATACTGACGGGGGTGGGTGGACAGTGCTTCAAAGAAGACAAGATGGCTCTGTAGACTTCTATCGCAAGTGGAGAGATTATAAAACGGGATTTGGAAATATGGAGAGTGAATTTTGGCTGGGACTAGATAAACTGAACTGGATGCTAGGACTCAGTAAAACTGGCAATCAGCTTAGAATTGAACTAGGAGACGGAGCTGAAAACAGGGCCTACGCAAAGTACAACGATTTTGCAGTGGGAAACGAAAGTGCTCGATACGTTCTCAGAGTGTCTGGATACAATGGAACAGCGGGAGACTCGTTTACCTTTCACAGCGGGATGGAATTTTCCGCAAAAGATTTAGACAATGACGGCACCTCCCGTAGGCACAATgcagaaacgttttttggGGCGTGGTGGTACCATGGCCTGGCGCCGCAACATTCAAATCTAAACGGAAAATATTCATCGAACGGTCGCCAAGGCCTCGAGTGGAAGACTTGGGAAATAGTCCGCGCAAAATTtactgaaatgaaatttcgcGCAAACCAATGA
- the LOC136200114 gene encoding uncharacterized protein, with product MLSYQTVITALLLVLSRAASPTELGTCASSTCEGPRGLRGPVGFPGVPGHHGPPGQTGLPGPRGPPGPQGLRGPHGPEGLRGPAGPRGSLGPKGSPGPPGKNAQGLQGPPGKAGPVGPQGPQGEKGSRGIAGPAGSKGDTGLNGLEGQKGTRGEKGLQGIRGPQGITGPQGIQGLQGLQGPQGLQGPKGDQGSQGSQGFQGTQGMQGPRGVQGPQGIPGLPGPSECLNSVVPFNCSCSCILKKFPLAKSGTYFVNGIRNKPVSVYCDMETDGGGWTVFQRRKDGSVDFYRGWNDYTNGFGDPRGEFWLGLENIHKLMNFVALEGQELRIDLKNWRNESAYATYSEFFVSDASSKYALRVGGYSGTAGNAFELNNRMMFTTRDRDNDRQSYNCAERYHGAWWYSRRHASTTCHNANLNGNHFNSATTNQTGVTWRQWKNSWESLQFTEMKFRSNPYHLFNEVPLDSQSASLAEFLLKPDCLCSCLLKNDEKAKSGIYKVFRSAFRSSIIKVYCDMDTDGGGWTVFQRRQDGSVDFYRKWIEYKTGFGNMNSEFWLGLDKLNWMLGLSKTGNQLRIELGDGTDNRAYATYNDFAVGNESARYVLRVSEYSGTAGDSLTYHSGMEFSTKDLDNDGTFFRHNAVEFSGAWWYYGRNPQHSNLNGNYSSNNYDGLEWKTWETVYAKVTEMKFRANE from the exons ATGTTGTCATACCAAACAGTAATCACTGCACTCCTCCTTGTGCTATCTCGTGCTGCT TCGCCTACAGAGCTTGGGACGTGCGCCAGCTCTACATGCGAAGGCCCGCGAGGCCTTCGCGGACCGGTGGGCTTTCCCGGCGTGCCAGGTCATCATGGGCCCCCAGGACAGACGGGTTTGCCTGGACCTCGAGGTCCGCCAGGACCACAGGGACTGCGCGGTCCACACGGACCAGAAGGACTTCGAGGTCCAGCAGGACCGCGAGGCTCTCTG GGTCCGAAAGGATCTCCTGGACCTCCAGGAAAAAACGCGCAGGGACTGCAG GGACCACCAGGAAAAGCGGGCCCTGTAGGACCCCAAGGACCTCAAGGAGAAAAA ggtAGCAGAGGAATAGCTGGACCAGCCGGTTCAAAGGGAGACACTGGACTAAATGGTCTAGAAGGTCAAAAGGGTACCCGCGGAGAAAAGGGATTGCAAGGCATTCGAGGACCTCAAGGGATTACAGGACCTCAAGGGATTCAAGGACTTCAAGGACTGCAAGGGCCCCAAGGACTGCAAGGACCTAAAGGTGATCAAGGATCTCAAGGATCTCAAGGATTTCAAGGAACTCAGGGAATGCAAGGGCCAAGAGGAGTTCAAGGACCCCAAGGAATTCCAGGCTTGCCTGGACCCAGCGAATGTTTAAATTCTGTGGTTCCTTTCAATTGCTCTTGCAGCTGTATTCttaaaaaatttcctttAGCAAAAAGCGGCACTTATTTTGTCAACGGAATTAGAAACAAACCTGTATCTGTCTACTGTGACATGGAAACGGATGGAGGAGGGTGGACGGTATTTCAGAGACGCAAAGATGGATCAGTAGACTTTTATCGAGGATGGAATGATTATACAAACGGCTTCGGCGATCCTCGTGGTGAATTTTGGCTTGGACTTGAGAACATTCACAAGTTAATGAATTTCGTGGCGCTTGAAGGACAAGAGCTTCGAATTGACCTAAAGAACTGGAGAAATGAGTCTGCCTATGCCACTTACAGTGAATTCTTTGTAAGTGATGCAAGCAGTAAGTATGCCCTACGAGTTGGTGGGTACTCGGGAACAGCTGGAAATGCTTTCGAACTCAACAATCGAATGATGTTCACTACAAGAGATCGAGATAATGATCGTCAGTCATACAACTGCGCTGAACGTTACCACGGCGCTTGGTGGTACAGTCGTAGGCACGCCAGCACTACTTGCCATAATGCCAATCTGAATGGAAACCATTTCAATTCTGCCACAACAAATCAAACTGGCGTTACTTGGAGACAATGGAAAAATAGCTGGGAATCACTTCAATTCACAGAGATGAAATTTCGATCCAACCCCTATCATCTTTTCAATGAAGTGCCGTTAGATTCCCAATCAGCTAGCCTTGCTG aatttcttctgaaaCCGGACTGTTTGTGTTCATGTTTACttaaaaacgacgaaaaagcaaagagcgGTATTTACAAGGTATTTAGATCTGCATTTCGTTCCTCAATAATCAAAGTCTATTGCGACATGGACACTGATGGGGGCGGGTGGACAGTGTTTCAAAGAAGACAAGATGGCTCTGTAGACTTCTATCGCAAGTGGATAGAGTATAAAACCGGATTTGGAAATATGAATAGCGAATTTTGGCTGGGGCTAGATAAACTGAACTGGATGCTAGGACTCAGTAAAACTGGCAATCAGCTTAGAATTGAGCTAGGAGACGGGACTGATAACAGGGCCTACGCAACGTACAACGATTTCGCAGTGGGAAACGAAAGTGCTCGGTATGTGCTTAGAGTGTCTGAATACAGTGGAACAGCGGGAGACTCGCTTACCTATCACAGCGGAATGGAGTTTTCCACAAAAGATTTAGACAATGACGGCACTTTCTTTAGGCACAATGCAGTAGAGTTTTCAGGAGCATGGTGGTACTATGGCAGGAATCCTCAACATTCAAATCTAAATGGAAACTATTCATCAAACAATTATGACGGCCTTGAGTGGAAGACTTGGGAAACAGTTTATGCAAAAGTtactgaaatgaaatttcgaGCCAACGAATGA